From a single Methanomassiliicoccales archaeon genomic region:
- a CDS encoding sulfide/dihydroorotate dehydrogenase-like FAD/NAD-binding protein, producing the protein MYRIVSKERLAHKQTLFEVEAPEIAAKAQPGQFLIVIPTEGGERVPLTICDYEADKGTVSFAFHEVGKTTKELGTFEKGDRLFNVTGPLGNPSQIGKYGRVLCVGGGIMIAPVLLQAKAMKAAGNHVTTVLGSRSEEFLFMREKAASLSDEVHLATDDGSVGEKGLEFLTDLLKKERFDRCVVMGPVVMMKMVSEITRPFNLPTIVSLTPIMIDGMGMCGVCRVTVGGNMLFGCVDGPEFDGHLTNFDELIKRQRTMLPEERLSSILWENKGRCKCGRN; encoded by the coding sequence CCGGATAGTGTCCAAGGAACGGCTGGCGCACAAGCAGACGCTGTTCGAGGTCGAGGCCCCGGAAATTGCGGCAAAAGCTCAGCCAGGGCAGTTCCTGATCGTCATCCCGACCGAGGGAGGCGAGAGGGTGCCCCTCACCATCTGTGATTATGAGGCGGACAAGGGGACGGTGTCCTTCGCCTTCCATGAGGTGGGCAAGACCACCAAGGAGCTGGGGACGTTCGAGAAGGGCGACCGCCTCTTCAACGTCACCGGACCGCTGGGCAATCCATCCCAGATCGGAAAATATGGGCGCGTGCTGTGCGTGGGCGGAGGCATAATGATCGCTCCGGTCCTGCTGCAGGCCAAGGCCATGAAGGCGGCCGGGAACCACGTGACGACCGTGCTGGGCTCCCGCAGCGAGGAGTTCCTGTTCATGAGGGAGAAGGCCGCGTCATTAAGCGACGAGGTCCACCTGGCCACGGACGATGGCTCGGTGGGCGAGAAGGGATTGGAGTTCCTGACGGACCTGCTGAAGAAGGAGAGGTTCGACCGCTGCGTGGTCATGGGACCGGTCGTAATGATGAAGATGGTGAGCGAGATCACCAGACCGTTCAATCTACCGACCATAGTGTCCTTGACCCCCATCATGATAGACGGCATGGGCATGTGCGGCGTCTGCCGGGTGACGGTGGGCGGGAACATGCTGTTCGGCTGCGTGGACGGCCCGGAGTTCGACGGACACCTGACGAACTTCGACGAGCTCATCAAACGCCAGCGCACCATGCTCCCGGAGGAGCGATTGAGCTCCATCCTCTGGGAAAACAAAGGGAGGTGCAAGTGTGGAAGGAACTGA
- the gltA gene encoding NADPH-dependent glutamate synthase, which translates to MEGTEEKTASNPMNVDVEMPRQRPKERVKNFKEVALGYTEEMAIQEARRCMQCKNPPCIKGCPVDVPIPSFIDCILQGKYAEGIAVIKTKNSLPAVCGRVCPQEGQCQMNCVRGKKGDPVNIGRLERFLADWEREHGAQIPERTPSTGKKIAVIGGGPAGLTAAADLVKMGHAVTLFEALHVAGGVLSYGIPEFRLPKDIVQKEIEYVQKLGVDLRLGNLIGRIHTIPELMEQGYHAIFISSGAGLPQWTGCPGENLGGIYSANEFLIRVNLMKAYNFPEQDTPIRIGKHVVVIGGGNVAMDCARISMRLGAKVCLNYRRSRTELPARREEIENAEEEGLMCNFLNAPAEFYGDEKGWVRSMRCTCMELTESDEKGRQGVKPIACSDFEVDADTIIVAIGQTPNPIIQRTTAGLKTDPRNGTIIVDEDGRTNLDGVFAGGDVATGAATVISAMGAGKRAAKAMHEYLMNEGPRGERPSTGN; encoded by the coding sequence GTGGAAGGAACTGAGGAGAAGACCGCATCCAACCCCATGAACGTGGACGTGGAGATGCCCAGGCAGAGGCCCAAGGAACGGGTCAAGAACTTCAAGGAGGTCGCTCTGGGCTACACGGAAGAGATGGCGATCCAGGAGGCCCGGCGGTGCATGCAGTGCAAGAACCCCCCGTGCATAAAGGGCTGTCCGGTGGACGTACCGATCCCCAGTTTCATAGACTGCATCTTACAGGGCAAGTATGCCGAGGGCATAGCTGTCATCAAGACCAAGAACTCACTGCCGGCCGTTTGCGGGCGAGTATGCCCCCAGGAAGGGCAGTGTCAGATGAACTGCGTCCGGGGCAAGAAGGGCGACCCGGTCAACATCGGCCGATTGGAGCGGTTCCTGGCGGATTGGGAGCGGGAACATGGGGCCCAGATACCGGAGAGAACCCCTTCCACCGGCAAGAAGATAGCGGTGATCGGCGGAGGTCCAGCGGGATTGACGGCCGCTGCCGACCTGGTGAAAATGGGTCATGCGGTGACCCTGTTCGAAGCGCTGCACGTGGCCGGAGGCGTTCTCAGCTACGGCATACCGGAGTTCCGTTTGCCCAAGGACATCGTGCAGAAGGAGATCGAGTACGTCCAGAAGCTGGGCGTGGACCTTCGGCTGGGCAATCTCATCGGCCGGATCCACACCATACCCGAGCTTATGGAACAGGGCTACCATGCCATCTTCATCAGCAGCGGGGCAGGGCTGCCGCAGTGGACCGGCTGCCCGGGCGAGAACCTGGGCGGCATCTACTCGGCCAACGAGTTCCTGATACGGGTCAATTTAATGAAAGCGTACAATTTCCCGGAGCAGGACACGCCCATCCGCATAGGCAAGCACGTCGTGGTCATCGGCGGAGGGAACGTGGCCATGGACTGCGCCCGCATCTCGATGAGGTTGGGGGCCAAGGTCTGCTTGAACTACCGGCGCTCCCGGACGGAGCTGCCGGCCAGGCGCGAGGAGATCGAGAACGCCGAGGAGGAGGGGCTGATGTGCAACTTCCTCAACGCCCCCGCCGAGTTCTATGGTGACGAGAAGGGCTGGGTCAGGTCCATGAGGTGCACCTGCATGGAGCTGACCGAATCGGATGAAAAAGGACGACAGGGGGTCAAGCCCATCGCCTGTTCCGATTTCGAGGTGGATGCCGACACCATCATCGTGGCCATCGGACAGACGCCCAATCCCATCATCCAGCGCACCACCGCCGGGTTGAAGACCGATCCCCGGAACGGGACCATCATCGTCGACGAGGACGGACGGACCAACCTGGACGGAGTGTTCGCCGGCGGAGACGTGGCCACCGGGGCGGCCACGGTCATCAGCGCCATGGGGGCCGGAAAACGTGCCGCTAAGGCCATGCACGAGTATCTCATGAACGAAGGACCGAGGGGGGAGCGACCATCGACCGGAAACTGA
- a CDS encoding oxidoreductase — MAFYWAASCGGCEIAVLDVNEKILDLVEHADIVFWPVAMDIKYDDVEAMPDGHIDVTFFNGSIRNSEQEHMAKLLRAKSRTLIAFGSCANEGSIPGLANLSDADSILKLVYQDLGEGTKDKVIPRPESKVKEGVLSIPTFYDTVRTLAQTVEVDYYLPGCPPPVSLINKALEAIVKGELPPKGSVLAPLPAVCDECPRKRENKKITTIHRVHEVVPDPERCLMEQGIICMGMATRSGCGAQCLKVNMPCTGCGGATPNQSDMGTGMITALASILNLDKEPGSYTEEEVVDLISQIKDPVGIFYMYSLPSSILQRKVMKK; from the coding sequence ATCGCTTTCTACTGGGCCGCCAGCTGCGGCGGCTGCGAGATCGCCGTTCTGGACGTGAACGAGAAGATACTCGATCTTGTGGAGCACGCGGACATCGTCTTCTGGCCGGTGGCCATGGACATCAAGTATGACGACGTCGAGGCGATGCCTGACGGCCACATCGACGTCACCTTCTTCAACGGCTCGATCCGCAACAGCGAACAGGAGCATATGGCCAAGCTCCTCCGCGCCAAATCCCGGACCCTGATCGCCTTCGGTTCATGCGCCAACGAGGGTTCCATACCCGGGCTGGCGAACCTGAGTGACGCTGACAGCATACTGAAGCTCGTCTACCAGGACCTGGGAGAGGGAACGAAGGACAAGGTCATTCCCAGACCGGAATCGAAGGTGAAGGAAGGGGTACTGAGCATACCGACCTTCTATGACACCGTCAGAACGTTGGCTCAGACCGTGGAGGTAGATTATTACCTACCTGGCTGCCCGCCGCCGGTCTCCCTGATAAACAAAGCATTGGAAGCTATCGTGAAGGGCGAGCTGCCCCCCAAAGGTTCCGTCCTGGCGCCATTGCCGGCGGTGTGCGATGAATGCCCGCGCAAGCGGGAGAACAAGAAGATCACCACCATCCACCGCGTGCACGAGGTGGTCCCGGACCCGGAGCGCTGCCTGATGGAGCAGGGGATCATCTGCATGGGGATGGCCACCCGCAGCGGATGCGGAGCGCAATGCCTCAAGGTGAACATGCCCTGCACCGGCTGCGGCGGGGCTACACCCAACCAATCGGACATGGGCACGGGAATGATCACGGCCCTGGCCTCCATATTGAACCTGGACAAGGAACCGGGGTCCTACACCGAAGAGGAAGTGGTGGACCTCATATCGCAGATCAAGGACCCGGTGGGCATCTTCTACATGTACAGCCTGCCGTCGTCCATCCTGCAAAGAAAGGTGATGAAGAAATGA